One Perca flavescens isolate YP-PL-M2 chromosome 9, PFLA_1.0, whole genome shotgun sequence genomic window carries:
- the inpp5d gene encoding phosphatidylinositol 3,4,5-trisphosphate 5-phosphatase 1, with protein sequence MPSYQPWCHGTITRSKAEDLLSKAARDGSFLIRASESIQGAYALCVLFQNCVYTYRILPNEDKKLSVQASEGVPIRFFSMLPELVEAYYSPNMGLVTHLQYPVQREEDVDEEQEANNFPPQLPPRNFTVNDVKDSDPKSLSDTYLMRLQQMDLSTLPEEHQIAIQEYFRTSVSLDAEQAQYGYPNLPGLQKLISAICKNLNSEISRILPALEVFHRALDQQLSPGIGQFSKQMFSDSGQSVSFRLEQLTKLLYSIEDKTKSSMFESGGYEGGHRKSLIPLVTFEVKQESLAIPTKMFLKVDVESGKLFLKKSKDGPEDRFFVHNKILQLVKSQKMHAKLVIVAETEKEKILRKEFVFDDTKKREGFCQLLQQMKNKHSEKPEPDMITVFVGTWNMGNAGPPHNINSWFQCKGQGKTRDDTADHIPHDFYVIGTQEDPLGEREWADIVKGVLRKITNISFKQVAIHTLWNIRIVVLAKPEHENRISHVFSDSVKTGIANTLGNKGAVGVSFMFNGTSFGFVNSHLTSGSEKKLRRNQNYTNILRFLNLGDKKINPFDITHRFTHLFWLGDLNYRVEFPSTEAEYIVTKIKQQQYQELLSKDQLNMERNDGKVFLHFDEEEITFAPTYRFERDTREKYAYTKAKATGTKYNLPSWCDRVLRKSYPLVHVVCQAYGCTNDIMTSDHSPLFASFEVGVASQFVSKQDLNSAPQGGIQIMNCVATLLTKSKTKFFIEYHSSCLEKTVKTSEGENTEHSDGSIKVWFGNQVELTPIISDPEYLLDQHILICVKSTDCDESYGEGCVALRAAQLCYTEFQITLTHHGEKTGTLTGGIQLHTSEGKPTEKLYDFIKVEKDDTVTSKGKGGEANKFSITQAHDISNPSYMGVSYRSGNVIDKGWSYSKPPKNLPLTGQGSKDCKKSGYDVGTRSPPMGEDEKGSEMFDNPLYGSRVKSWGKDPDHQQMDHLTPPDPVFTSSKPADGDSDRPPLPTPRIRSFTLSETKPQLPVPITSHPSTFKKPVVPSRSEGGMALNRPPVPSKSRPGMPEPQNPRDNSELPSKHRLPARPGQPQPPQRHAS encoded by the exons ATTCCAGAACTGTGTATACACATACAGAATCCTGCCAAATGAGGATAAGAAGCTCTCAGTCCAG GCATCTGAAGGAGTTCCTATCAGGTTCTTCTCTATGCTGCCTGAGCTGGTGGAGGCATATTACAGTCCCAACATGGGTCTGGTCACACATCTGCAGTACCCTGTCCAGAGGGAGGAGGATGTAGACGAGGAGCAAG AAGCCAATAATTTTCCACCGCAGCTTCCACCCAGGAATTTCACAGTCAATGATGTGAAAGACAGTGACCCCAAGTCCTTATCAGACACCTACCTGATGAGACTGCAGCAGATGGACTTGTCCAC ACTACCAGAGGAACACCAAATAGCTATCCAAGAATACTTCAGGACCTCAGTCAGCTTGGATGCTGAACAAGCACAATATGGTTACCCTAACCTCCCTGGGCTACAGAAGCTGATATCGGCAATCTGCAAGAATCTAAACAG TGAAATTTCCCGCATCCTGCCAGCTTTGGAGGTCTTTCATAGAGCATTGGACCAACAACTCTCCCCAGGGATTGGACAGTTTTCAAAACAA aTGTTTAGCGATTCAGGTCAATCTGTATCCTTTAGGCTTGAGCAACTAACAAAACTGCTGTACTCAATAGAAGATAAG actaaAAGCTCTATGTTTGAGTCTGGTGGATATGAAGGAGGTCACAGGAAGTCTCTCATTCCGCTTGTTACGTTTGAG GTCAAGCAAGAATCTCTGGCTATTCCCACAAAGATGTTCCTGAAAGTAGATGTTGAAAGTGGGAAGCTCTTTCTCAAGAAGTCGAAAGATGGGCCTGAAGATAGATTCTTTGTGCACAACAAAA TCCTGCAGTTGGTGAAATCCCAGAAAATGCACGCCAAACTTGTCATCGTGgcggagacagagaaagagaagatttTGCGTAAAGAGTTTGTGTTTGATGACACAAAG AAAAGGGAAGGGTTTTGCCAACTTCTTCAACAAATGAAGAACAAACATTCTGAAAAGCCTGAACCTGACATGATCACAGTGTTTGTTGGCACCTGGAACATGG GAAATGCTGGTCCTCCCCACAACATCAACTCCTGGTTTCAGTGTAAGGGCCAAGGGAAGACACGAGACGACACCGCCGATCACATCCCACATGATTTTTATGTCATTGGGACTCAGGAGGATCCTTTGGGCGAGAGGGAGTGGGCAGACATTGTGAAAGGTGTCCTGCGGAAAATCACAAACATCAGCTTTAAACAA GTGGCGATCCACACTCTGTGGAACATTCGGATTGTGGTGCTGGCCAAGCCTGAGCACGAAAACAGGATCTCCCACGTTTTTTCAGACAGTGTGAAGACGGGGATCGCCAACACTCTGG GAAACAAGGGAGCAGTGGGAGTGTCCTTCATGTTCAACGGTACATCTTTTGGCTTTGTCAACAGTCACCTGACATCTGGAAGTGAGAAGAAGCTCAG ACGCAATCAAAACTACACCAACATCCTGCGATTTCTGAATCTGGGCGATAAGAAGATCAATCCGTTTGACATCACACATCGGTTCACCCACCTCTTCTGGCTCGGTGATTTGAACTACCGTGTTGAATTCCCATCGACA GAAGCTGAGTACATTGTGACAAAGATCAAACAGCAGCAGTACCAGGAACTCCTCAGTAAAGACCAGCTCAACATGGAGAGGAATGATGGAAAGGTCTTCTTGCATTTCG aTGAAGAGGAAATCACGTTTGCGCCCACGTATCGCTTTGAAAGAGACACGCGAGAGAAGTATGCCTACACGAAGGCCAAAGCCACGGGG ACAAAATACAATTTGCCCTCGTGGTGTGATCGTGTCCTGCGGAAATCATACCCTCTGGTTCATGTTGTCTGCCAAGCATATG GGTGCACTAATGACATCATGACAAGTGACCACTCACCATTATTTGCCTCATTTGAAGTCGGAGTAGCCTCACAGTTTGTCTCCAAGCAAG acCTAAATAGTGCACCTCAAGGTGGGATACAGATCATGAACTGTGTGGCCACCTTGTTGACAAAATCAAAGACCAAGTTCTTCATCGAATACCATTCCAGCTGCTTGGAGA AAACAGTCAAGACTTCAGAGGGAGAGAACACGGAGCACTCAGATGGGTCAATAAAAGTTTGGTTTGGCAACCAAGTTGAG CTCACCCCTATCATCTCTGACCCAGAGTACCTTTTGGACCAGCACATCCTCATCTGTGTGAAGTCGACAGACTGCGACGAGTCATATG GAGAGGGTTGTGTTGCGCTGCGAGCGGCCCAGTTGTGCTACACAGAGTTTCAGATCACACTGACTCATCACGGAGAGAAGACGGGCACTCTGACAGGTGGCATTCAGTTACACACCTCTGAGGGCAAGCCCACTGAGAAGTTATACG ATTTCATCAAAGTCGAAAAGGATGACACTGTCACTTCAAAAGGCAAAGGCGGGGAAGCCAACAA GTTTTCCATCACCCAGGCACATGATATTTCTAACCCCAGTTACATGGGAGTGTCCTACAGAAGTGGCAATGTGATAGATAAAGGTTGGAGCTACAGCAAGCCACCGAAAAATCTTCCACTCACCGGACAAGGGAGTAAAGACTGCAAGAAAAGTGGCTATGATGTGGGCACACGCAGCCCCCCTAT GGGTGAGGATGAAAAGGGGTCAGAGATGTTTGATAATCCGTTATACGGTTCGAGGGTAAAATCCTGGGGCAAGGATCCAGACCATCAGCAGATGGACCACCTCACACCTCCAGATCCTGTTTTTACAAGCTCCAAACCAGCAGATGGAGACTCTGATCGCCCCCCGCTGCCCACCCCACGCATCCGCTCCTTCACCCTCTCTGAGACTAAGCCTCAGCTCCCAGTCCCCATCACGTCGCATCCCTCAACATTCAAGAAACCAGTGGTGCCGTCACGCTCGGAAGGGGGGATGGCACTCAACCGGCCTCCTGTACCTTCTAAGTCCCGACCGGGTATGCCGGAGCCCCAGAACCCCAGAGACAACTCAGAACTCCCCAGCAAACACAGACTGCCAGCAAGACCTGGCCAGCCACAGCCCCCACAAAGACA tGCATCCTGA
- the smx5 gene encoding smx5, which yields MLFYSFFKSLVGKDVVVELKNDLSICGTLHSVDQYLNIKLTDISVTDPEKYPHMLSVKNCFIRGSVVRYVQLPADEVDTQLLQDAARKEAMQQKQ from the exons ATG CTTTTCTACTCGTTCTTCAAGTCGCTGGTGGGGAAGGATGTGGTGGTGGAGCTCAAAAACGACTTGAG CATCTGCGGAACACTTCATTCTGTTGACCAG taCCTGAACATTAAGCTCACAGACATCAGTGTCACTGATCCAGAGAAATATCCACACATG CTGTCTGTGAAAAACTGTTTTATCCGTGGATCTGTGGTCCGGTACGTTCAGCTGCCTGCAGATGAAGTGGACACGCAGCTCCTGCAAGACGCTGCACGGAAAGAAGCCATGCAGCAGAAGCAGTGA
- the bcl6aa gene encoding BCL6A transcription repressor a, which yields MQEVSRKALPELDKMACAADSCIQFTRHASDVLLNLNRLRSRDILTDVTILVNRQQFRAHKTVLMACSGLFYTIFTDSHKCNLNAISLDPKVDPEGFAILLEFMYTSRLTLKESLIMAIMNTAIYLQMDHVVDTCHRFIKSSDPAAKLPRDEFLISPLVLPQDVHAYRPHDVVDSLHSRVAPFRDGRPYGANIFNGVSTPSNYPFYGQFPMPGFPFPLCKLTDAKNTFADLSKSGIHHKHCSPHDSTNLIRAEYSRAVGTSSSSIIHSTTYASREVARDDEMRKESHDGVSQSIALGTRKRAFPVLTLEHQRDSGKDHTPQAEEDLIHQHYPLGISSAGRKSLMSSPQSPLKSDCQPNSPTESSSSKNAGLSQAAGVQAPQGTQDPKSRNWKKYKFIVLNQSAKEDEGGLRDPGLRSPQRLGLPPYLHPSDSENLDPQTTSKSSDPSEDLPVPQASRLNNIINSALEGSLRNGDSHPPHYLSRLNCSTCGTPSPKHSEVCPNTSRTRLAEDMAELHSEYSDSSCENGTFFCNECDSKFAEDEALKQHMLQVHSDKPYKCDRCQAAFRYKGNLASHKTVHTGEKPYRCNICGAQFNRPANLKTHTRIHSGEKPYKCETCGARFVQVAHLRAHVLIHTGEKPYPCEICGTRFRHLQTLKSHLRIHTGEKPYHCEKCNLHFRHKSQLRLHLRQKHGAITNTKIQYRMSTADGPTDLTKAC from the exons ATGCAAGAAGTTTCTAGGAAAGCGCTACCag AACTTGACAAAATGGCTTGCGCAGCAGACAGCTGCATACAATTCACACGCCATGCAAGTGATGTCCTGCTCAACCTGAATCGGCTGCGTAGCAGAGATATTCTCACAGATGTCACTATCTTGGTTAACAGACAGCAGTTTCGTGCACACAAGACCGTTCTCATGGCTTGCAG TGGGCTGTTTTACACCATCTTTACTGACTCCCACAAGTGCAACCTTAATGCGATCAGTCTGGATCCGAAGGTGGACCCAGAGGGCTTTGCCATCCTGCTGGAGTTCATGTACACCTCCCGTCTCACACTAAAGGAGAGTCTGATTATGGCGATCATGAACACCGCCATCTACCTGCAGATGGACCATGTTGTGGACACTTGCCACAGATTCATCAAGTCCAG TGATCCGGCTGCCAAGCTGCCCAGAGATGAGTTTTTGATCAGTCCCTTGGTTCTACCTCAGGATGTCCATGCTTACCGGCCCCACGATGTGGTCGACAGTTTGCACAGCCGCGTGGCTCCGTTCAGGGATGGGAGGCCCTACGGTGCAAACATTTTCAACGGGGTCAGCACCCCCAGCAACTACCCATTCTACGGGCAGTTTCCCATGCCAGGATTCCCTTTCCCTCTCTGCAAGCTAACTGATGCCAAAAACACTTTTGCTGACCTCTCTAAGAGCGGGATCCACCACAAGCATTGTTCTCCGCATGACAGCACCAACCTCATCAGGGCAGAATACAGCAGGGCTGTTGGCACTAGCTCCTCCAGCATTATTCACTCCACCACCTACGCTTCCAGGGAGGTAGCAAGAGACGACGAGATGCGCAAGGAAAGCCACGACGGGGTCAGTCAGTCTATCGCTCTCGGCACAAGAAAGCGTGCGTTTCCCGTGCTGACCCTGGAGCACCAGAGAGACTCTGGAAAAGATCACACTCCTCAGGCAGAGGAAGACCTGATCCATCAGCACTACCCCCTGGGGATCTCCTCCGCTGGACGCAAGAGCCTCATGAGCAGCCCACAGAGCCCCCTCAAATCAGACTGCCAGCCCAACTCCCCAACAGAGTCCAGCAGTAGCAAGAACGCAGGCCTGTCCCAAGCTGCCGGAGTGCAAGCTCCGCAAGGTACGCAGGACCCCAAATCTCGCAACTGGAAAAAGTACAAGTTCATCGTGCTGAATCAGAGTGCTAAGGAAGACGAGGGGGGGCTGCGGGATCCCGGGCTTCGTTCCCCTCAGCGCCTCGGCCTGCCGCCCTACCTCCACCCCAGCGACTCGGAGAACCTCGACCCACAAACCACAAGCAAGAGCAGCGATCCCAGCGAGGACCTGCCCGTGCCCCAGGCTAGTCGTCTcaacaacatcatcaacag TGCACTGGAGGGGTCACTGAGGAACGGAGACAGCCACCCTCCACACTACTTGAGCCGCCTGAACTGCTCGACCTGCGGCACGCCGTCCCCAAAGCACTCCGAAGTGTGTCCCAACACCTCCAGGACCCGTCTGGCAGAGGACATGGCCGAGCTGCACTCCGAATACTCCGACTCCAGTTGTG AGAACGGTACATTCTTCTGTAACGAGTGCGACTCCAAGTTTGCCGAAGACGAAGCGCTGAAACAACACATGCTCCAAGTGCACAGCGACAAGCCATACAAGTGTGACCGCTGCCAGGCTGCTTTCCGCTACAAGGGCAACCTCGCAAGCCACAAGACTGTCCACACAG GAGAGAAGCCGTATCGCTGTAATATCTGTGGTGCTCAGTTTAACAGACCAGCTAACCTCAAGACTCACACTCGTATCCACTCAGGAGAGAAGCCATACAAATGTGAGACGTGTGGAGCTCGTTTTGTACAG GTTGCTCATCTCCGCGCCCATGTGTTGATCCACACGGGTGAGAAGCCATATCCCTGTGAGATCTGTGGCACGCGCTTCCGTCACCTGCAGACGCTGAAGAGCCACCTGCGTATACACACAGGAGAAAAGCCCTACCAT TGTGAGAAATGCAACTTGCACTTCCGCCACAAGAGTCAGCTACGGCTGCATCTTCGACAGAAGCACGGCGCCATCACCAACACAAAGATCCAGTACCGCATGTCGACGGCAGACGGGCCCACTGACTTGACAAAGGCATGCTGA